A stretch of Paenibacillus mucilaginosus 3016 DNA encodes these proteins:
- the mreC gene encoding rod shape-determining protein MreC, producing the protein MKLLGNKRLLILMLGLILFIALMGLTFGNRGYQTWPERFVKDTVSWVQGMIYKPVGYIAGLFEDIRGFRTVYEENQVLRQTVTKYARDTTLLNDLLEKNKRLEEALAFTERQKQMNKYNFRIAEVVDYKQAQKMVTINLGEKDGIRANMAVVSVAGLVGRIVSVSNFYADVQLITGIDDKASVEADAGSGVFSKAIALTVKGKENKSFGVLETVDADTGLLLMTKIEPGDDIQPGDTVITSGKGLVFPYGIEVGKVVEKRQGDFGITYVATIEPFASFTHLREVFVVDVPEAK; encoded by the coding sequence GTGAAATTACTCGGGAATAAGAGACTGCTCATTTTGATGCTGGGGCTGATCCTCTTTATTGCGCTGATGGGATTGACGTTCGGAAACCGGGGATATCAGACATGGCCGGAGCGGTTCGTGAAAGACACGGTTTCCTGGGTTCAGGGGATGATCTACAAGCCCGTCGGATACATAGCCGGATTGTTCGAGGACATCCGGGGCTTTCGTACTGTATATGAGGAGAACCAGGTGCTTCGCCAGACCGTAACGAAATATGCGCGGGATACGACGCTGCTGAACGATCTTCTTGAGAAGAACAAGCGCCTGGAAGAGGCCCTGGCCTTTACCGAGCGGCAGAAACAGATGAACAAATACAACTTCCGGATTGCGGAGGTTGTCGACTATAAGCAGGCACAGAAGATGGTAACGATCAATCTCGGGGAGAAGGACGGGATCCGGGCCAATATGGCTGTGGTCTCGGTGGCCGGGCTTGTAGGACGAATCGTGTCGGTCTCCAACTTCTATGCCGACGTGCAGCTGATTACAGGCATTGATGACAAGGCGTCCGTGGAAGCCGATGCAGGGAGCGGCGTATTCTCCAAGGCGATCGCCCTGACCGTCAAGGGGAAGGAAAACAAGTCGTTCGGCGTGCTGGAGACGGTGGATGCCGATACGGGGCTGCTGCTCATGACCAAGATCGAACCGGGGGATGACATCCAGCCCGGGGATACGGTGATCACCTCCGGCAAAGGGCTGGTATTCCCATATGGGATCGAGGTCGGCAAAGTGGTGGAAAAGCGCCAGGGAGACTTCGGGATCACCTATGTCGCGACGATTGAGCCGTTCGCTTCGTTTACCCATCTGCGTGAAGTCTTCGTCGTCGATGTTCCGGAGGCGAAGTAG
- a CDS encoding Rne/Rng family ribonuclease: MKRILVKSDVEHTEVAVLEDGRLVEYYKGRRDQGQLAGNIYIGRVTRVLQGMQSAFVDVGLERNAFLYIDDLLPAHLEKQPKEKPPVHELVRTGQEIMVQVAKEPVGTKGARVTTHYAIPGRFGVFMPKADYVGVSRKIESAADRDRLKRMAERHLLTGEGFIVRTAALGESEEALAADLADLRSRWHRLEQAAKQPGAVPRQIYSDLQMLPRLMRDLFKGDVDELVVNSEELLREIRGLVTAPGAQELAERVRLRRDVDPMADYGASRQLEMSLKRKVWLENGGYLIIDQTEALTVFDVNTGKYTGGVDLEQTVFDTNREAAREIARLLRLRDIGGLIIIDFIDMETEANRAQVLGELEREVRKDRTKAVVAGWTRLGLVEMTRKKVRDSMEASAPQYCQACGGSGLLSPSNKK; the protein is encoded by the coding sequence ATGAAGCGGATACTAGTGAAAAGTGACGTGGAACATACCGAGGTTGCCGTCCTGGAAGACGGCAGGCTTGTGGAATATTACAAAGGCCGGCGGGATCAGGGACAGCTCGCCGGCAATATCTATATCGGGCGGGTCACCCGTGTGCTGCAGGGCATGCAGTCGGCCTTCGTCGACGTGGGGCTGGAGCGCAATGCGTTCCTCTACATCGACGATTTGCTCCCTGCCCACCTAGAGAAACAGCCCAAGGAAAAACCGCCGGTCCACGAACTGGTGCGCACCGGCCAGGAGATCATGGTGCAGGTCGCCAAGGAGCCTGTGGGCACGAAGGGGGCCAGGGTGACGACCCATTATGCGATACCGGGGCGGTTCGGTGTCTTTATGCCCAAGGCCGATTATGTGGGCGTATCCCGCAAGATCGAAAGCGCGGCCGACCGTGACCGGCTGAAGCGGATGGCGGAGCGTCATCTGCTCACCGGGGAAGGGTTCATCGTCCGTACGGCTGCTCTCGGAGAGAGCGAAGAGGCGCTTGCGGCGGATCTGGCGGATCTGCGTTCGCGCTGGCACAGGCTGGAGCAGGCGGCGAAGCAGCCGGGAGCTGTCCCGCGGCAGATCTACAGCGACCTCCAGATGCTCCCGCGGCTGATGCGCGACCTGTTCAAGGGCGACGTGGACGAGCTGGTGGTGAACAGCGAGGAGCTGCTGCGGGAGATCCGCGGCCTGGTCACCGCTCCAGGGGCCCAGGAGCTTGCAGAGCGGGTACGGCTTCGCCGGGATGTGGACCCGATGGCCGATTACGGGGCGTCGAGGCAGCTGGAGATGAGCCTGAAACGCAAAGTATGGCTCGAGAACGGCGGCTATCTGATCATTGATCAGACGGAAGCCTTGACGGTGTTTGATGTCAATACCGGCAAGTATACCGGCGGGGTGGATCTGGAGCAGACTGTGTTCGATACGAACAGGGAAGCGGCCAGAGAGATCGCCAGGCTTCTGCGGCTTCGCGATATCGGAGGACTTATTATTATTGATTTTATCGATATGGAGACGGAGGCGAACCGGGCGCAGGTGCTCGGGGAGCTGGAGCGGGAAGTGCGCAAGGACCGGACCAAAGCGGTCGTGGCGGGCTGGACCCGGCTGGGGCTTGTCGAGATGACGCGCAAGAAAGTGCGCGACAGCATGGAAGCCTCTGCGCCCCAGTACTGCCAGGCCTGCGGCGGCAGCGGTCTGCTCAGTCCATCGAATAAAAAATAA
- a CDS encoding M23 family metallopeptidase, translating to MDTRKNIRERRTEKLRQLQQGTGRRTDWGPEAGHWEFPVYREPGQERGPRPEGEEAPPPWLREGQGREYGPDPEAEWNRKWQQEWSRYDGRTSYPGGGGGPQPDGAGRRFAVKVLLSGLLFAGVWELFQWEHPWADKGRELVTAQLNESVNVNAIAAWYEESFGSIPSFLPAMNPAKHQEEVEKVDSVAKHYFAPVQGKLIAPFTPVQGGVLVSAPAGAPVAALDTGRVEFAGTKEDTGFTVVVRHTDGVQSVYGHLKPGTIQASDWIKGGETVGTVAEPAEGGGDGTLFFAVMSKDGKAVNPADVIAFD from the coding sequence ATGGATACGAGAAAAAACATTCGGGAACGCCGGACGGAGAAGCTCCGCCAGCTCCAGCAGGGGACAGGCCGCCGTACCGATTGGGGGCCGGAGGCGGGACATTGGGAGTTCCCGGTCTACCGGGAACCGGGCCAGGAGAGGGGACCGAGGCCGGAGGGGGAGGAAGCTCCGCCGCCGTGGTTGCGGGAGGGACAAGGCCGGGAGTACGGCCCTGATCCCGAAGCGGAGTGGAACCGCAAGTGGCAGCAGGAGTGGTCGCGTTACGACGGGCGGACGTCCTACCCCGGCGGCGGGGGAGGCCCCCAGCCGGACGGGGCGGGCCGGCGCTTTGCGGTCAAGGTGCTGCTCAGCGGGCTGCTATTTGCCGGCGTGTGGGAACTTTTCCAATGGGAGCATCCCTGGGCCGACAAAGGCCGCGAGCTGGTAACCGCCCAGCTGAACGAATCCGTCAACGTGAATGCCATCGCTGCCTGGTACGAGGAGAGCTTCGGGAGCATTCCTTCCTTTCTTCCGGCCATGAATCCGGCCAAGCATCAGGAGGAGGTCGAGAAGGTTGACTCGGTGGCCAAGCACTACTTCGCACCGGTGCAGGGCAAGCTGATCGCCCCGTTCACCCCCGTACAGGGCGGTGTGCTGGTTTCGGCTCCGGCCGGGGCGCCGGTAGCGGCGCTGGACACAGGGAGGGTGGAGTTTGCAGGCACCAAGGAGGATACGGGATTCACGGTCGTGGTGCGGCACACGGACGGGGTCCAGTCGGTCTACGGCCATCTGAAGCCCGGCACCATCCAGGCCAGCGACTGGATCAAGGGAGGCGAGACCGTCGGTACCGTGGCGGAGCCTGCGGAGGGAGGCGGCGACGGCACCCTGTTCTTCGCCGTGATGTCCAAAGACGGCAAAGCGGTCAATCCGGCGGATGTGATCGCGTTTGATTAA
- the rplU gene encoding 50S ribosomal protein L21 translates to MYAIIETGGKQYKVQEGDVVYIEKLTAGEGEAVVFDRVLAVSKDSGLVVGAPVVSGATVSGKVEKQGKGEKIIVFKYKAKKNYRRKQGHRQPYTKVVIEKIQG, encoded by the coding sequence ATGTACGCAATTATTGAAACAGGTGGCAAGCAGTACAAAGTGCAAGAGGGCGATGTAGTTTACATCGAGAAGCTGACAGCTGGTGAAGGCGAAGCGGTAGTATTCGACCGTGTTCTGGCCGTATCCAAGGACAGCGGCCTCGTGGTAGGTGCTCCGGTCGTTTCCGGCGCAACCGTATCCGGCAAAGTTGAGAAGCAAGGCAAAGGCGAGAAGATCATCGTTTTCAAGTACAAAGCGAAGAAGAACTACCGCCGCAAGCAAGGTCATCGTCAACCATACACGAAAGTCGTAATCGAAAAGATCCAAGGCTAA
- a CDS encoding MFS transporter, with product MDVKNFRKAGHFPSLLSAFLYFDVSFMIWVLCGALSLYITKDFNLTDAQKATMVAILTLGGSIFRIPMGILADRIGSRKAGMIGMGLTILPLMWGWLGGTSLSQVQALGFLLGIAGASFAVSLSLASRWYPPQYQGLAMGIAGAGNSGTALATFFGPQLAAKFGWHNVFGLAIIPLLLVFVAYFLMAKDAPNQPAPKKIRDYLAVLKNIDTWWFSIFYAITFGGFVGFSSYFSIFFYDVYGDQSIEGGLTRVQIGYLVTITVIAGSFFRPIGGYIADRIGGMKFMLVLYSVVCMCAFAVSTMPSSFMVMLALTSIMMACLGMGNGSIFQIVPQRFSKEIGVVTGIVGAAGGLGGFLLPNNVLGPLKQATGSHVTGFIVVASIVLVVTLVFYAVTRSWRKDWATADSGVNF from the coding sequence GTGGACGTAAAAAACTTTCGTAAGGCAGGTCATTTCCCAAGTCTTTTGTCAGCATTTCTCTACTTTGATGTCAGTTTTATGATTTGGGTTTTGTGCGGTGCGCTCTCCTTGTACATCACGAAGGATTTCAACCTGACGGATGCGCAGAAAGCGACGATGGTGGCCATTCTGACGCTGGGCGGTTCGATTTTCCGGATTCCGATGGGCATCCTGGCCGACCGGATCGGCTCCCGTAAGGCGGGAATGATCGGTATGGGACTTACCATCCTTCCTCTGATGTGGGGATGGCTTGGCGGCACCTCGCTGAGCCAGGTGCAGGCGCTCGGCTTCCTTCTCGGGATCGCCGGTGCGAGCTTCGCCGTCTCCCTCTCGCTGGCCAGCCGCTGGTATCCTCCGCAGTATCAGGGTCTGGCGATGGGCATCGCCGGCGCAGGCAACAGCGGTACGGCCCTGGCGACCTTCTTCGGACCGCAGCTGGCAGCGAAGTTCGGCTGGCATAACGTCTTCGGCCTTGCGATCATTCCACTGCTTCTCGTATTCGTAGCCTACTTCCTGATGGCCAAAGACGCGCCGAATCAACCGGCACCGAAGAAAATCCGCGATTATCTTGCGGTCCTGAAGAACATTGACACCTGGTGGTTCAGCATCTTCTACGCCATCACCTTCGGCGGGTTCGTAGGCTTCTCCAGCTATTTCAGCATCTTCTTCTATGATGTATACGGCGACCAGAGTATTGAAGGCGGCTTGACCCGGGTACAGATCGGTTATCTCGTCACCATCACCGTTATCGCAGGCAGCTTCTTCCGGCCCATCGGCGGATACATCGCAGACCGGATCGGCGGAATGAAATTCATGCTCGTGCTCTACTCGGTGGTCTGCATGTGTGCCTTCGCCGTGTCCACGATGCCTTCGAGCTTCATGGTCATGCTGGCCCTCACAAGCATCATGATGGCCTGCCTCGGTATGGGTAACGGCTCGATCTTCCAGATTGTTCCCCAGCGCTTCTCCAAGGAAATCGGAGTCGTGACCGGGATTGTCGGCGCAGCCGGGGGCCTGGGCGGATTCCTTCTTCCGAACAACGTGCTCGGCCCTCTGAAGCAGGCGACCGGCTCGCACGTAACCGGCTTTATCGTAGTAGCCTCGATCGTAC
- the rpmA gene encoding 50S ribosomal protein L27: MLQLNLQLFASKKGVGSTKNGRDSIAKRLGVKRADGQTVTAGSILVRQRGTKIHPGNNVGIGSDDTLFAKVEGVVKFERLGRDRKKVSVYPVAAAPVAAAVEV; this comes from the coding sequence ATGTTACAATTAAATCTTCAGTTGTTCGCATCCAAGAAGGGTGTAGGTTCCACGAAGAACGGTCGTGACTCCATCGCGAAGCGCCTTGGCGTGAAGCGTGCAGACGGTCAAACCGTTACTGCAGGTTCGATCCTCGTTCGTCAACGCGGAACGAAGATTCACCCGGGCAACAACGTGGGTATCGGTTCCGACGACACGCTCTTCGCGAAAGTCGAAGGCGTAGTGAAGTTCGAGCGTCTTGGCCGTGACCGCAAGAAAGTAAGTGTCTACCCTGTGGCAGCTGCTCCGGTGGCTGCAGCGGTGGAAGTGTAA
- the mreD gene encoding rod shape-determining protein MreD — MRYGKLWLILFLLFLLESTLMPWLIPAAWQSHIQIIPHFVLVIVIYIGLYINRHTALAFGLVFGILHDFIHYSPMLGPVAFGMGLAGYVAGLMQGRIYSSILISMLVIGAGNLFYDAVLFALYRLFRVTHVDFQWMFFHQMLPSMLINLLFALAIYVPARRLFESLPVVSKEEAE; from the coding sequence ATGAGATATGGGAAATTATGGCTCATTCTCTTCCTCCTCTTTTTGCTGGAAAGCACGCTGATGCCGTGGCTGATTCCTGCCGCATGGCAGAGTCATATTCAAATTATTCCGCACTTTGTTTTGGTTATCGTTATTTATATCGGTCTCTATATCAACCGCCATACGGCACTGGCCTTCGGGCTGGTGTTCGGCATCCTGCACGACTTCATCCATTACTCGCCGATGCTCGGACCGGTCGCGTTCGGCATGGGGCTGGCGGGATATGTGGCGGGCTTGATGCAGGGAAGAATCTATTCTTCCATTCTGATCAGCATGCTGGTCATCGGAGCCGGCAACCTGTTCTATGATGCGGTGCTGTTCGCACTGTACCGCCTGTTCCGCGTGACGCATGTCGATTTCCAATGGATGTTCTTTCACCAGATGCTGCCGAGTATGCTGATCAATCTGCTGTTCGCCCTGGCGATCTACGTGCCGGCCCGCCGGCTGTTCGAGAGCCTGCCCGTGGTCTCCAAGGAGGAGGCAGAATAA
- the minD gene encoding septum site-determining protein MinD gives MGEAIVITSGKGGVGKTTTSANIGTALALQGKKVVMVDTDIGLRNLDVVMGLENRIIYDLIDVAEGRCRLPQALVKDKRFDELYMLPAAQTKDKSAITPEAVRQIVLELKRDFDYVIIDCPAGIEQGFKNAVAGADKAIVVTTPENAAVRDADRIIGLLEKEPGVESPKLIINRIRPNMVKKGEMLDIDEICSVLAIDLLGIVPDDEYVIKAANIGEPTVMNPNSRAAIAYRNIARRMLGDTVPLMPLEEKPGMFGRMKKFLGMGG, from the coding sequence ATGGGAGAAGCAATCGTCATCACTTCAGGGAAGGGCGGTGTCGGCAAGACGACAACGTCGGCCAACATCGGGACGGCTTTGGCCCTGCAGGGCAAGAAAGTGGTCATGGTCGATACGGATATCGGCCTCCGCAACCTGGATGTGGTCATGGGACTGGAGAACCGGATTATCTATGATCTGATCGACGTGGCCGAAGGACGGTGCCGTCTTCCGCAGGCGCTTGTCAAGGACAAGCGGTTCGACGAACTGTATATGCTGCCGGCGGCGCAGACCAAAGACAAGAGCGCCATCACGCCCGAAGCGGTTCGCCAGATTGTGCTGGAGCTCAAACGGGATTTTGACTATGTCATCATCGACTGTCCTGCAGGTATCGAGCAGGGCTTCAAGAATGCGGTGGCCGGTGCGGACAAAGCCATCGTCGTTACGACTCCGGAGAACGCGGCCGTGCGCGACGCCGACCGGATCATCGGTCTTCTGGAGAAGGAGCCGGGGGTGGAATCGCCGAAGCTCATCATCAACCGGATCCGTCCGAACATGGTCAAGAAGGGCGAGATGCTCGACATCGACGAGATCTGCTCGGTGCTCGCGATCGACCTGCTCGGCATCGTGCCGGACGACGAGTATGTCATCAAGGCCGCCAATATCGGCGAGCCCACCGTCATGAACCCGAACTCCCGCGCGGCGATCGCATACCGCAATATCGCTCGGCGGATGCTTGGAGATACGGTGCCGCTGATGCCGCTCGAAGAGAAGCCGGGCATGTTCGGCAGAATGAAAAAGTTTTTGGGAATGGGCGGATGA
- a CDS encoding M50 family metallopeptidase has translation MIKGRRLVWNEWFGIRLRFHPLFSIMLLLSAVTGYLPEMATLFGIVFIHELGHVAAARSFGWRVREVQLLPFGGVAVVEESGGAPAREELVVALAGPLQNLWMIALAYGLIAIQIVPPEWGHYFIRANLLIALFNLLPVLPLDGGKVMQVLIGLWLPYQRTMQVGAAVSLVLSGLLMAASLVHLFTERGGVQLNWLLIGIFLFYSNWYELKGVPYRFMRFLVHRGGRYERQQARGTLAGPLIVAGSRRISEVVGLFMRDRYHLVYVMDRQGRVLQVVPEQKLLECYFDEARRARTVAEVFA, from the coding sequence TTGATTAAAGGGCGGCGGCTTGTCTGGAACGAATGGTTCGGCATCCGGCTGCGCTTCCATCCCTTGTTCTCCATCATGCTGCTGCTGTCGGCAGTCACCGGATATTTGCCCGAGATGGCTACGCTGTTCGGGATTGTGTTCATTCATGAGCTCGGTCATGTGGCCGCGGCGCGCAGCTTCGGCTGGCGGGTGCGGGAGGTGCAGCTGCTGCCCTTCGGCGGGGTGGCGGTAGTGGAAGAGTCGGGAGGCGCACCGGCACGGGAAGAACTGGTCGTGGCGCTGGCCGGACCGCTGCAGAATCTGTGGATGATCGCGCTGGCCTACGGGCTTATCGCGATACAGATCGTGCCTCCGGAGTGGGGGCACTATTTTATCCGCGCGAATCTGCTCATCGCCCTCTTCAACCTGCTGCCGGTCCTGCCGCTCGACGGGGGCAAGGTCATGCAGGTGCTCATCGGCCTGTGGCTGCCTTACCAGCGGACGATGCAGGTGGGGGCGGCCGTATCCCTGGTCCTGAGCGGGCTGCTCATGGCCGCTTCCCTGGTCCATCTCTTCACCGAACGCGGCGGTGTACAGCTCAACTGGCTGCTCATAGGCATTTTCCTGTTCTACTCGAATTGGTACGAGCTGAAGGGGGTTCCCTACCGGTTCATGCGTTTTCTGGTCCACAGGGGAGGCCGTTATGAGCGGCAGCAGGCCCGAGGCACGCTGGCCGGTCCGCTGATTGTCGCGGGATCCAGACGCATCTCCGAGGTGGTGGGGCTCTTCATGCGCGACCGCTACCACCTGGTGTATGTGATGGACCGGCAGGGCCGGGTCCTTCAGGTGGTGCCGGAGCAGAAGCTGCTGGAATGCTACTTCGACGAGGCCCGGCGCGCCCGGACGGTGGCGGAGGTCTTCGCCTAA
- a CDS encoding FtsW/RodA/SpoVE family cell cycle protein, protein MLHKLKKIDVPIVVILLCFMAISTALVYSATLTGNAELTFDPKKLALIYVVSLLGFTAAMIVDYRVLTKVAYYLYGVGIVLLIAVYFLGVNLNGARGWFRLGFGLDFQPVELVKIILIVTLASFMAKRRGETLQLARDVVPVGLLAALPIGLVVIQPDIGNAIILCVILLGMFWIGNIRLSYVLIGSTVFIGSAALFLYLFKHYYDPLKAYLEAKDITTHWMPRILTLIDPSSASSNARYHVDNAIRAIGSGSLLGEKYLQGSSVHSNFIPVVYTDSIFVVVGEEFGFVGSSALLLMYFVLIYRMILISLHCKNYSGSYIVVGIVSMLVYQIFQNIGMMIGIMPLTGITLPFISYGGTSLLINMIAMGLVMSIKLHDDMLLDED, encoded by the coding sequence GTGCTGCATAAACTGAAGAAAATCGATGTGCCCATCGTTGTCATACTGCTCTGTTTCATGGCCATCAGCACCGCTTTGGTTTACAGCGCGACCTTGACAGGCAACGCGGAGCTCACCTTCGATCCGAAGAAGCTGGCTCTGATCTATGTCGTTTCCCTGCTCGGCTTCACCGCAGCTATGATTGTGGATTACCGCGTGCTGACCAAGGTGGCTTACTATTTGTACGGCGTGGGCATCGTGCTCCTGATCGCGGTGTACTTCCTCGGCGTGAACCTGAACGGGGCGCGGGGCTGGTTCCGGCTCGGCTTCGGACTCGACTTCCAGCCGGTGGAGCTGGTGAAGATCATCCTCATCGTGACGCTGGCTTCCTTTATGGCCAAGCGCAGGGGAGAAACGCTTCAGCTGGCAAGGGATGTCGTGCCGGTAGGGCTGCTGGCGGCGCTGCCGATCGGGCTTGTCGTCATCCAGCCGGATATCGGGAACGCCATTATCCTGTGTGTGATTCTGCTCGGCATGTTCTGGATCGGCAATATTCGGCTGTCGTATGTGCTCATCGGATCGACCGTGTTCATCGGCTCCGCGGCGCTGTTCCTGTACCTGTTCAAGCATTATTATGACCCGCTGAAGGCTTATCTGGAAGCCAAGGACATTACCACGCACTGGATGCCCCGGATTCTGACGCTGATCGATCCATCCTCGGCTTCCTCCAATGCGAGGTATCACGTGGATAATGCGATCCGGGCGATCGGATCGGGCTCCCTGCTCGGGGAGAAGTACCTGCAAGGTTCCTCCGTGCACAGCAACTTCATCCCGGTCGTTTACACCGACTCGATCTTCGTGGTCGTAGGGGAGGAGTTCGGCTTCGTGGGCTCCTCGGCGCTGCTGCTCATGTATTTTGTGCTGATTTACCGGATGATTCTGATCTCGCTGCACTGCAAGAATTATTCGGGTTCGTATATCGTGGTCGGCATCGTCTCGATGCTCGTGTACCAGATTTTCCAGAACATCGGCATGATGATCGGCATTATGCCGCTGACGGGGATCACGCTGCCGTTTATCAGCTATGGCGGCACCTCGCTGCTCATTAACATGATTGCGATGGGCCTTGTGATGAGCATCAAGCTTCATGACGATATGCTGCTTGACGAAGATTGA
- a CDS encoding ribosomal-processing cysteine protease Prp: MIRVAIHRKADGRITGYRVEGHAFYDEPGKDIVCAGVSAVTVGTVNAVEALTGLELEADMDHGLLHVKVPSLDSAERNEKVQLLLESMAVMLDSIQQSYGAYIAITTTSDK, from the coding sequence ATGATTCGCGTGGCGATTCATAGGAAGGCTGACGGTCGGATTACGGGTTACCGTGTGGAAGGTCATGCGTTCTACGACGAGCCGGGCAAGGATATTGTCTGTGCCGGCGTATCCGCTGTGACCGTGGGTACGGTGAATGCCGTCGAAGCGCTGACGGGATTGGAGCTGGAAGCGGACATGGATCATGGTCTGCTGCATGTGAAGGTGCCTTCCCTCGATTCGGCGGAACGCAATGAGAAAGTGCAGCTCCTGCTGGAGAGTATGGCAGTGATGCTGGATTCGATTCAACAATCATACGGTGCATATATAGCAATCACCACCACATCAGACAAGTAA
- a CDS encoding septum site-determining protein MinC yields MAAAKHHVTIKGVKEGLVFLLDDSCEFSEVLAELKHKLEKTHQQILTGPIIHVHVKLGSRVVTEEQKEQVRGIISSKGNLLIQSVETLDPSHQKTDPDPAEVRMVRGMVRSGQTLTHDGNIMFMGDVNPGGTIISTGSIYIMGSLRGMAHAGVDGDERAIIAASHMRPTQLRIAGIISRPPDEWGLGDSFDTYMEFAYVKEGKMEIDKIHHLHKFSLNQYT; encoded by the coding sequence ATGGCGGCAGCAAAACATCATGTGACGATCAAAGGCGTGAAAGAAGGGCTTGTGTTCCTGCTCGACGATTCCTGCGAATTCTCGGAGGTGCTCGCCGAGCTGAAGCACAAGCTGGAGAAAACCCATCAGCAGATCCTGACCGGCCCTATTATTCATGTCCACGTGAAGCTGGGAAGCCGCGTCGTGACGGAGGAGCAGAAGGAGCAGGTACGGGGGATTATCTCCTCCAAGGGGAATCTGCTCATCCAGTCCGTCGAGACGCTGGACCCGTCGCATCAGAAGACGGATCCGGATCCGGCGGAAGTGCGGATGGTACGGGGGATGGTGCGTTCCGGACAGACGCTCACCCACGATGGAAACATCATGTTCATGGGCGATGTGAACCCGGGAGGGACGATCATTTCCACCGGGAGCATATATATCATGGGTTCGCTTCGCGGGATGGCGCATGCGGGAGTGGACGGGGACGAGCGGGCGATCATCGCCGCCTCTCATATGAGGCCCACGCAGCTGCGCATCGCCGGAATCATCTCCCGGCCGCCCGACGAATGGGGACTCGGGGACTCTTTCGATACGTATATGGAATTTGCCTACGTAAAGGAAGGGAAGATGGAGATCGACAAAATCCACCATCTCCACAAATTCAGCCTGAACCAGTACACTTGA
- the obgE gene encoding GTPase ObgE: MFVDKAKIYVKGGDGGDGLVAFRREKYVPEGGPAGGDGGDGGDVIFRVDEGLRTLVDFRYQKHFKAERGEKGRNKSQHGANADDMIVRVPPGTVVVDDDTQEIIADLTKHGQEVVIAKGGRGGRGNTRFATTNNTAPEIAENGEEGEERWVVLELKVMADVGLVGFPSVGKSTLLSVVSGARPKIGAYHFTTLTPNLGVVDVGDGRSFVMADLPGLIEGAHEGVGLGHEFLRHIERTRIILHVVDMAGTEGRDPFDDWEKINDELRLYNAKLEERPQIIAANKMDLPEAEANLAEFRRRLAETGKDYAVYGISAVAKSGVQELLYKVMDLLESIPETPVVEELPEITERKVYRLEANEDQDFTIRRDNEAFVVDSPSIEKLIKRTNFSTHESVMRFARILRKRGIDKALRERGAKDGQTIRIGDFEFEFVEQE; the protein is encoded by the coding sequence ATGTTTGTAGATAAAGCGAAGATCTATGTCAAGGGCGGCGACGGAGGGGACGGACTCGTAGCGTTCCGCCGGGAGAAATATGTACCTGAAGGCGGTCCGGCCGGTGGTGACGGAGGCGACGGAGGCGATGTCATCTTCCGTGTGGATGAAGGTCTCCGGACGCTTGTCGACTTCCGCTACCAGAAGCACTTCAAAGCGGAGCGCGGGGAGAAGGGGCGCAACAAGAGCCAGCACGGTGCCAATGCGGATGATATGATCGTACGTGTGCCCCCCGGCACCGTGGTTGTCGATGACGATACCCAGGAGATTATCGCCGACTTGACGAAGCACGGCCAAGAGGTGGTCATCGCCAAGGGCGGACGCGGCGGACGCGGGAATACGCGGTTTGCAACGACGAACAATACGGCGCCCGAGATCGCAGAGAATGGCGAGGAAGGCGAGGAACGCTGGGTCGTGCTGGAGCTGAAGGTGATGGCGGACGTGGGGCTAGTCGGATTCCCGAGCGTGGGCAAATCGACGCTGCTGTCCGTCGTATCCGGCGCAAGACCGAAGATTGGGGCGTACCACTTTACGACCCTGACGCCGAACCTCGGTGTGGTCGATGTCGGGGACGGGCGCAGCTTCGTCATGGCGGACCTGCCGGGTCTCATCGAAGGGGCGCATGAAGGCGTAGGTCTCGGCCACGAATTCCTCCGCCACATCGAGCGGACGCGGATCATTCTTCATGTCGTCGATATGGCCGGTACGGAAGGCCGCGATCCCTTCGACGACTGGGAGAAGATCAACGATGAGCTGAGGCTCTACAATGCGAAGCTCGAGGAGCGTCCACAGATCATTGCGGCCAACAAGATGGATCTGCCGGAGGCCGAGGCGAACCTGGCCGAGTTCCGCCGCCGTCTGGCGGAGACCGGCAAGGATTACGCCGTCTACGGCATCTCGGCTGTGGCGAAGAGCGGAGTACAGGAGCTGCTGTACAAAGTCATGGATCTGCTGGAGTCGATTCCGGAGACACCGGTGGTCGAAGAGCTGCCGGAGATTACGGAGCGCAAGGTTTACCGCCTTGAGGCGAACGAGGATCAGGACTTCACGATCCGGCGCGACAACGAAGCGTTCGTAGTCGATTCACCGAGCATCGAGAAGCTCATCAAGCGGACGAACTTCAGTACGCATGAGTCGGTAATGCGGTTTGCCCGCATTCTCCGCAAACGCGGTATTGATAAAGCGCTGCGTGAGCGCGGCGCCAAAGACGGACAAACCATCCGGATCGGCGATTTTGAGTTCGAATTTGTGGAGCAGGAATAA